TGGTCTCGATGACGCCCGAGTTCACGGCGAACCTGGGCTGGGGCAACAAGGTCCACAACAACTTCAACTTCGGCGTGGACGAGGCGGCGATGACCGACCTGACCCTGGGCCTGGCGGCCCCGGTCGGCATAGGGCCCGTCGTGACCGTCACGCCCGCGCTCCACTACTCGATGATGCTCGACGAACAGATCAAGGACCTGTACGAGGACGACACGAACTTCTGGGGCGGGGTGTCTCTGACGGCTTCGATCTGAGAGCCGGAGACCCGGACAGGCGAAGGGCCCGCCCGCGGGCCCCCCCTTTCCCTGTCTGCGGGCCGGGTCAGGCCAGGGCGACCTTCACGGAGGTGCCCGCCATGAGCACGTCGGAGATGGGGCAGCGCCTGTCCACCTCGTCGAGGAAGGCCTGCTTCTCCTCACGGGTCATGTCGGCCCGGACGTCGACCTTCGCCGATATCGACGTGAAGCCCGCGCGCCCGGACGTCGACTTCCCGAGGAGGAAGTCGGTGTCGATGTCCGCCTCCACCGAGACTCCGAGCCCCGAGAGCGGCAGCTTCTTCTGGCTCGCGACTATCCTTGCGATCGCGGAAAGGCATCCGGCGAGGGCCACGAGCTGGTAGGAAAGGGGGTTGGCGCCCTCGTCGCCGCCCATCGGCATGGGCTGGTCGATTATGAGGACATGATCCCCGTCGACGGTGCACTCGGTCCTGAATCCCCCGCCCATGACGGAGCGGGCCGTGTATTTCTTGAGAGGCATTCTATCTCTCCCTCCCCAGGTCTTCGAAGAGATCGCGCTGATCGACCTCCCCGGCCTGCTTCAGAGCCTTCTGCGACTTCTGCCTGAGAGCCTCGGCCCTCTCCAGCACTTCCTCGATAGAAGGCTTCGGGACGGGTCCGGGTTCCCCGGACTCGTCCGCGCCGCCCGCGTCGGAACCGGGAGGAGGCTGCGGGGACGAATCGGGCATGTCGGCGGGAGTTGTCGCACCGGCTTCCGGCTCCGCCGCCGGGGCGGCGGCGCCCCCGTCCGGGGTCGATGCGGCGGAAGTGGCTGCGGGTTCCGGGGGCTCCGCAGCCGCCGGGATGTACCTGAGGCTGGAGACCGGCCTCCCTGCGCCTATCCTGACGCCCCTGGCCGCGACGCCCTTCACCGGCACGCCCGGGATCTCGACGACGTCCTTGTGGGTGCGCATCCTCTTCCGGCGCTCGAACCAGACCTCCACCGCCCCCCCGGGATCCGCCGTGAGGAGCAGGAGCTCGGCACCCTGCGGGATGTACGGATACTCCTTCTCCAGGATGAAGCTCTCGACCCTGAACCGCTTCACGAAGGCGGCCTTCGTCTGCCTGTCGCGGTAGACGGCTGTGAAGACCCTCTCCCTGTCCTGGATGCCGCAGAAGGAGACGTCGCCGTCTATGAAGTGCTTCTCGGCCACGGGCAGTATCCGGAACGAGCCGCTGCCGTGGAAGACGGCGATCCTGTCGTACTCGGACGCATCGAACGAGACGTCGCCCTTCACGCCCGAGCCCACGAACCCGGCCTGGGAATCGTAGAAGACCCTGAGGTTGCGCAGGCTCACCTCCTTCACGTCGATGCCCGTGAAGGCCTCGAGCCTGGTGAGGCGGGGATACCTCGAGCCGTACTTCTTCAGGATGCCCTGGAGCCAGGAGACGGCGTACCTCTTCAGGTCGGCCAGGTTCGAGGCGATCTCCTGCATCCTCCGGGCTATGTCGCCCATCTCGGACCTGTGCGCCTCGATGTCGAAGCGCGAGATCCTCCTGATCTTTATGGCGAGCAGCTTCTCGATCTCGGGGTCGGTCACCCCGCCGCCGTCCAGGAATGGCGCCATACCCTCGCGCACCGCCTCCTGGACGCTCTCGAAGGTGTCCTTCTCCTCGATGCGCTTGTAGACGCGGTTCTCGATGAAGATCTGCTCAAGGGTCATCCATCTGATCCTGGCCTCGAGCTCGGACAGGTCGAGTTCGAGCTCCCTGCGGAGGATGTCGAGGAGGAGATCGGTGGAGAAGCGGACCAGTTCGGACACGGTGGCCTCGACCGGCCTTCCGTCCCTTATCACGACCATGTTCGAGGTGTAGACCATCTCGCAGTCGGTATGCGCGTAGAGCTGCTGGATGGTCTCGTCGGGCTCGCCGCCCCTGGCGAGGGTGAGCTCGATCTCGACCTTGTCCGAAGTGAAGTCGTCGATCGAGGAAATCCTCACCCGCCCCTTCCTGGCGGCGGCCTCGACGGAGGCTATCAGGCTCTCGGTGGTGCAGCCCCAGGGTATCTCGCGGATGACCAGCTTCTTCTGGCCCTTCTTCCGCTCGATCGTGGCCCTGTTCCTGATCCTGCCGGCGCCGTCGGCGTATCCCGAGGCGTCGATGCTGCCGCCCTGGGGGAAGTCGGGGAAGATCCCGAAGCTCCTGCCGCGGATGCAGGCTATCATGGCGTGGAGGAGCTCGCAGAAGTTGTGCGGGAGTACGCGGGTGGACATGCCCACGGCGATCCCCTCCGCACCCAGGAGCAGGAGCACGGGGATCCTGGACGGAAGGAGCACCGGTTCGCGGTTCCTGCCGTCGTAGCTCTCGGAGAAGACCGCGATCCTGTCGTCGAACAGGGTGTCCCTGGCGAGGTCGGTCAGGCGGCACTCGATGTAGCGCGGGGCGGAGGCCTCGTCGCCGGTGATGGCGTTTCCGAAGTTGCCCTGGGTGTCGATGAAGTATCCCCGGTTGGCCAGCGCCACCAGGGCGTCGCCTATGGACTGGTCGCCGTGGGGGTGGTAGCGCATGCAGTGGCCGATCACGTTGGCCACCTTGTTGAAGCGGCCGTCGTCCAGCTCGTGCATGCTCCAGAGTATCCTGCGCTGCACCGGCTTGAGGCCGTCGGCGGCGTCGGGGATGGCCCTGTCCTTTATCACGTAGGAGGCGTACTCGAGGAAGTTGTCGTTGAACAGGCCCCGGAGCCCCGCTTCGGCGCTCATCTCAGGTTCTCCACTATGAAGTCCCTCCGGGCCGGGGTGTTCCTGCCCATGAAGAACTCGAGCATCTCCGGGACTTCCTTCATCCTGGAGATGGTTACGGGGAGCAGCCTGATGTCGGGCCCGATGAACCGGCCGAACTCCGAAGGGGATATCTCGCCGAGGCCCTTGAACCGGGTGATCTCGCATCCCCTACCGAGCTTCGCGACTGCCTCGTCCTTCTCGCGCCCGGAGTAGCAGTATGCCGTCTCCCGCCTGTTCCGGACCCTGAAGAGCGGCGTCTCGAGGATGAAGAGGTGGTTGTCCAGGACCAGGCCCTCGAAGAAGTGCAGGAAGAGCGTGAGGAGGAGGTTCCGGATGTGCATCCCGTCGACATCTGCGTCGGTCGCCAGCACGATCCGGTTGTACCGGAGCGTCTCGACCCCGCCCTCTATGTTCAGGGCCTGCATGAGGTTGTACATCTCCTCGTTGCCGTAGAGCGTGTCGCGCCGGAGGCCGAAGCAGTTTAGCGGCTTGCCCCTTAGCGAGAATACCGCCTGGGTGTTCACGTCCCTGCAGGCCACGATGCTGCCCGAGGCGCTCTGTCCCTCCGTGAGGAAGATGGTGCTGCGCTCGGAGTCGGCTCCGCCGTCGCCGAGGTGGACCCTGCAGTCCCTGAGGCTGGGGATCCTTATCGCGACCTTCCTGGCTCTCTCCCTCGCCTTCTTCCTTACGCTCTGCAGCTCCGTGCGGATGCTCATGTTGACCTGCACCTTGGCCAGCAGTTCCTCCGCGGCGGCAGGATTGCGGTGCATGAGCTGCTCGACCTCGAGCTTCACCCTGTTGACCAGCGGCCCCCTGATGTCGGTGTTGCCGAGCCTTGTCTTGGTCTGCGACTCGAACACGGGATCGGTGAGCCGCACGGCCACCACTCCGATTATCCCCTCGCGGATGTCCTCGGGGGCGAAGCTCTTCCCGGCGAACGAATTGATACCCTTGAGCACCCCCTCCTTGAAGGCGGAGAGGTGGGTGCCGCCTGCGCTGGTGTACTGGCCGTTCGCGAAGGACATGTACTTCTCGCCGAAGTCGTTCGTGTGGGTGAGGGCGAACTCGAGAGTGGCGTCCCTGAAGTACAGCGGCTGGTAGAGGACGGAGTCGCCGGCTTCGTCGGCCAGCAGGTCCTTCAGTCCCTCCTCCGAGGA
This DNA window, taken from Candidatus Fermentibacter sp., encodes the following:
- a CDS encoding OsmC family protein; the encoded protein is MPLKKYTARSVMGGGFRTECTVDGDHVLIIDQPMPMGGDEGANPLSYQLVALAGCLSAIARIVASQKKLPLSGLGVSVEADIDTDFLLGKSTSGRAGFTSISAKVDVRADMTREEKQAFLDEVDRRCPISDVLMAGTSVKVALA
- a CDS encoding DNA topoisomerase IV subunit A — its product is MSAEAGLRGLFNDNFLEYASYVIKDRAIPDAADGLKPVQRRILWSMHELDDGRFNKVANVIGHCMRYHPHGDQSIGDALVALANRGYFIDTQGNFGNAITGDEASAPRYIECRLTDLARDTLFDDRIAVFSESYDGRNREPVLLPSRIPVLLLLGAEGIAVGMSTRVLPHNFCELLHAMIACIRGRSFGIFPDFPQGGSIDASGYADGAGRIRNRATIERKKGQKKLVIREIPWGCTTESLIASVEAAARKGRVRISSIDDFTSDKVEIELTLARGGEPDETIQQLYAHTDCEMVYTSNMVVIRDGRPVEATVSELVRFSTDLLLDILRRELELDLSELEARIRWMTLEQIFIENRVYKRIEEKDTFESVQEAVREGMAPFLDGGGVTDPEIEKLLAIKIRRISRFDIEAHRSEMGDIARRMQEIASNLADLKRYAVSWLQGILKKYGSRYPRLTRLEAFTGIDVKEVSLRNLRVFYDSQAGFVGSGVKGDVSFDASEYDRIAVFHGSGSFRILPVAEKHFIDGDVSFCGIQDRERVFTAVYRDRQTKAAFVKRFRVESFILEKEYPYIPQGAELLLLTADPGGAVEVWFERRKRMRTHKDVVEIPGVPVKGVAARGVRIGAGRPVSSLRYIPAAAEPPEPAATSAASTPDGGAAAPAAEPEAGATTPADMPDSSPQPPPGSDAGGADESGEPGPVPKPSIEEVLERAEALRQKSQKALKQAGEVDQRDLFEDLGRER
- a CDS encoding toprim domain-containing protein, whose protein sequence is MEENTTVAGTAIYDESKVRTLSSVEHIRLRTGMYIGRLGDGSHPDDGVYILFKEIVDNAVDEFIMGHGKRIQVRCDGLSCSVRDWGRGIPFGKLAECVSVINTGAKYNTEVFQFSVGLNGVGTKAVNALSESFRVVSYRDGAFQEVRFCRGVPEGGGSGATTEKNGTLVEFTPDPQVFPGYAMREEYLTNRARHYAYLNTGLKIVLNGTPFSSEEGLKDLLADEAGDSVLYQPLYFRDATLEFALTHTNDFGEKYMSFANGQYTSAGGTHLSAFKEGVLKGINSFAGKSFAPEDIREGIIGVVAVRLTDPVFESQTKTRLGNTDIRGPLVNRVKLEVEQLMHRNPAAAEELLAKVQVNMSIRTELQSVRKKARERARKVAIRIPSLRDCRVHLGDGGADSERSTIFLTEGQSASGSIVACRDVNTQAVFSLRGKPLNCFGLRRDTLYGNEEMYNLMQALNIEGGVETLRYNRIVLATDADVDGMHIRNLLLTLFLHFFEGLVLDNHLFILETPLFRVRNRRETAYCYSGREKDEAVAKLGRGCEITRFKGLGEISPSEFGRFIGPDIRLLPVTISRMKEVPEMLEFFMGRNTPARRDFIVENLR